One segment of Streptomyces sp. NA02950 DNA contains the following:
- a CDS encoding DUF1330 domain-containing protein encodes MTAYALAHLHAGSSHADVFAYMERIQATMDPFGGRFVIHGAEVEVVEGSWPGHVVLIEFPDRAQVRAWYESPAYQEILPLRTDHIPADLIFVDGVGPDYNAAGTAAKAREAAARG; translated from the coding sequence ATGACCGCCTATGCCCTCGCCCATCTGCACGCCGGCAGCTCGCACGCCGACGTCTTCGCGTACATGGAGCGTATCCAGGCCACCATGGACCCCTTCGGCGGCCGCTTCGTCATCCACGGCGCCGAGGTGGAGGTGGTGGAGGGCAGCTGGCCGGGACATGTGGTGCTGATCGAGTTCCCCGACAGGGCCCAGGTCCGCGCCTGGTACGAATCGCCCGCGTACCAGGAGATCCTGCCGCTGCGGACCGACCACATCCCGGCTGATCTGATCTTCGTGGACGGCGTCGGCCCGGACTACAACGCGGCGGGGACCGCCGCGAAGGCGCGGGAGGCGGCCGCCCGGGGCTGA
- a CDS encoding helix-turn-helix domain-containing protein → MAVSPSATRADRADDVLVLARLSAKRGAVRAILDWLTRRTGGLAVLAGSDGSVLAAPGGTPDPAASPSAASAATAAVELHRRGAPSAVLGGDGAHPVHLVALGPGPGADTDGAAGDAAGVVYLAVVRPDDPRCGVLLADASRTLALCWRLEEAERARRRVESAEVHSREAVLHLLMVGSVPAAQRIAGALRPALPAVAQVYVIECPSSRRHEIAVRIDRTARGRAWIVPCPVRPHHLIALVPSEEDPGPRDRDPGPDRLDRLIARDVPECRVGVSAEVALRDTPAGYEQAFHALAVARDAPERCASFGGHTDVTVLAGPEGRTWADELLGPCLRYAPTRRADPGPRELLDTLGSWLSFGGAASRHLKIHRNTLAARVRHLDGLLGLDVSRRLASQSAAWLALRLHTAPWTAGAVDAATVDRAATLDALLATPAAEIWARTQLRPLEQARVTAGQETVRAWLQADARLPATASALGISLPGARKRLAKAEDALGRSLLRAPSAKYELWLAMRALGTL, encoded by the coding sequence ATGGCAGTTTCGCCGTCCGCCACGCGAGCCGATCGCGCCGACGACGTCCTCGTCCTCGCCCGGCTCTCCGCCAAGCGCGGCGCGGTCCGGGCGATCCTGGACTGGCTCACCCGGCGCACCGGCGGTCTCGCCGTGCTCGCCGGGTCCGACGGGTCCGTACTGGCCGCGCCGGGCGGGACACCGGATCCCGCCGCCTCGCCGTCGGCCGCGTCCGCCGCCACCGCCGCGGTCGAGCTGCACCGGCGGGGCGCGCCGTCCGCCGTGCTGGGCGGGGACGGGGCGCATCCGGTGCATCTGGTCGCGCTCGGCCCCGGGCCCGGTGCGGATACGGACGGGGCGGCCGGTGACGCGGCGGGGGTCGTGTATCTCGCCGTGGTCCGGCCCGACGATCCGCGCTGCGGGGTGCTGCTCGCCGACGCCTCGCGCACCCTCGCCCTGTGCTGGCGGCTGGAGGAGGCGGAGCGGGCGCGCCGCCGGGTCGAGTCGGCAGAGGTGCACAGCCGGGAGGCGGTGCTGCATCTGCTGATGGTCGGCAGTGTGCCCGCGGCGCAGCGGATCGCCGGGGCGCTGCGCCCGGCGCTGCCCGCCGTGGCGCAGGTGTACGTGATCGAGTGCCCCAGCAGCCGGCGGCACGAGATAGCCGTCCGGATCGACCGTACGGCGCGGGGGCGGGCCTGGATCGTGCCGTGCCCGGTGCGCCCCCACCACCTGATCGCGCTGGTGCCGAGCGAGGAGGACCCCGGGCCCCGGGACCGGGACCCCGGCCCCGACCGGCTGGACCGGCTGATCGCCCGGGACGTACCGGAGTGCCGGGTCGGGGTGAGCGCCGAGGTCGCGCTGCGGGACACCCCGGCCGGCTACGAGCAGGCGTTCCACGCCCTGGCGGTGGCCCGTGACGCACCCGAGCGGTGCGCCAGCTTCGGCGGCCACACCGATGTCACCGTGCTGGCCGGTCCCGAGGGCCGCACCTGGGCGGACGAGCTGCTGGGGCCCTGTCTGCGGTACGCGCCGACCCGCCGGGCCGACCCGGGTCCGCGGGAGCTGCTGGACACCCTCGGCTCCTGGCTGAGCTTCGGCGGTGCGGCCAGCCGCCATCTGAAGATCCACCGCAATACGCTCGCCGCGCGGGTGCGCCATCTGGACGGGCTGCTCGGGCTGGACGTCAGCCGCCGTCTGGCGAGCCAGTCGGCGGCCTGGCTCGCGCTGCGGCTGCACACCGCGCCGTGGACGGCGGGGGCGGTGGACGCGGCGACGGTGGACCGCGCCGCCACCCTGGACGCCCTGCTGGCCACGCCCGCCGCCGAGATCTGGGCGCGGACCCAGTTGCGCCCGCTGGAGCAGGCCCGGGTGACGGCCGGACAGGAGACCGTACGCGCCTGGCTGCAAGCCGACGCCCGGCTGCCCGCGACC